A genomic stretch from Arthrobacter sp. 31Y includes:
- a CDS encoding type IV secretory system conjugative DNA transfer family protein, translated as MDKETQMAVLAAAMVALLLYLIYLPGQLAALVRCGSFTTPATILSPLGFLSPSHPGDASAYGVTATGCTAETGAVVFWMVTLLVFAITVTVVVWKLLSDWRQSDEYLVRDIMARDGLAKAKEVKNTVGVKKILERAKSIRPTLDHPIVEDISIQLGHYLSLAVRASCEESIVLVGPPRSGKGFHLLISAIMDAPGSCITTSTRADNYAATQALRSELGPTTLFDPQGLTGAKSTLKWSPITGCERPMIAARRASSLIGSSGLGKSSSNQEWAAAAVSILQALLHACALGGLSVDELFLWGAAPATAQAAVKILKDHPGAALGWAESLESVLNGDLKSRDSNWFGVKGALSGLAIPEVRETLNPATPEEALIPKKFLLQRGTLYLIGTKTGGGAIAPFLVAMMDEITETAREMAIRLPGNRLDPPLSLVLDEIANITASWPGLVTLMSDGGGIGISSLVVLQSLAQARGGWGAEEAQAVFDSATVKIQLGGSGNDKDLEAFVKLLGARMVKDKSETHTAEGSSFSVNKREKDVLTVAELRRIPFGYGLFFGRNGRPFLLKMTRWTDRPDADRIKAGIKEFSDDLLKELTKDKVSSPAQGRTKEEVPG; from the coding sequence ATGGACAAAGAGACACAGATGGCGGTCCTCGCCGCGGCAATGGTGGCGCTACTGCTGTACTTGATCTATCTGCCCGGGCAGCTCGCCGCCCTGGTGCGGTGCGGGTCATTCACAACCCCGGCCACGATCCTGTCCCCGTTAGGGTTCCTGAGCCCCTCCCACCCCGGCGACGCTTCCGCGTACGGGGTCACCGCGACCGGTTGCACCGCCGAAACCGGTGCTGTGGTTTTCTGGATGGTGACCCTGCTGGTCTTCGCGATCACGGTCACCGTCGTTGTATGGAAACTGCTTTCGGACTGGCGACAGTCCGATGAGTACCTGGTCCGGGACATCATGGCCCGAGACGGGCTTGCCAAGGCCAAAGAGGTCAAGAACACGGTGGGGGTGAAGAAAATCCTCGAACGCGCCAAAAGCATCCGCCCCACCCTCGACCACCCCATCGTCGAGGACATTTCGATCCAGCTGGGCCATTACCTGTCCCTGGCTGTGCGGGCCTCGTGCGAGGAATCCATCGTCCTGGTTGGTCCTCCCCGTTCCGGTAAGGGTTTCCACTTGCTGATATCGGCCATCATGGACGCCCCCGGTTCGTGCATCACCACCTCCACGCGTGCCGACAACTACGCCGCCACCCAGGCGCTGCGCAGCGAACTGGGACCCACCACCCTCTTTGACCCGCAAGGGCTCACAGGGGCGAAGTCAACGTTGAAGTGGTCACCGATCACCGGCTGCGAACGCCCCATGATTGCCGCTCGTCGCGCGTCGTCCCTGATCGGCTCCTCCGGGTTGGGTAAGTCCAGTTCCAACCAGGAATGGGCGGCCGCGGCCGTGTCCATCCTGCAGGCGCTCCTGCACGCTTGCGCGCTCGGCGGACTCAGCGTGGATGAACTGTTCTTGTGGGGTGCGGCTCCAGCGACGGCACAGGCAGCCGTGAAGATCCTCAAAGACCACCCCGGCGCGGCCCTGGGGTGGGCCGAAAGCCTCGAATCGGTACTCAACGGCGACCTTAAGTCCCGGGATTCGAACTGGTTCGGCGTCAAGGGAGCCCTCTCAGGCCTGGCAATCCCGGAGGTGCGCGAGACCCTGAATCCAGCGACCCCGGAAGAGGCATTGATACCGAAGAAGTTCCTGCTCCAACGCGGCACCCTGTATCTGATCGGGACCAAAACCGGGGGAGGGGCCATTGCCCCGTTCCTGGTAGCCATGATGGACGAAATCACCGAAACCGCCCGTGAAATGGCCATCCGGCTACCGGGGAACCGATTGGACCCGCCCCTGTCTCTGGTCCTCGATGAAATCGCGAACATCACCGCGTCCTGGCCAGGGCTGGTCACCCTCATGTCCGACGGCGGCGGTATTGGCATCAGCTCGCTCGTTGTCCTGCAGTCCCTGGCCCAGGCCCGCGGCGGCTGGGGCGCCGAAGAAGCCCAGGCCGTGTTCGACTCCGCCACCGTGAAAATCCAGCTCGGTGGATCCGGCAACGACAAGGACCTCGAAGCGTTCGTCAAACTCCTCGGAGCAAGAATGGTGAAGGACAAATCCGAGACCCACACCGCCGAGGGTTCCTCCTTCTCCGTGAACAAACGCGAAAAGGACGTCCTCACCGTCGCAGAACTTCGCCGGATCCCGTTCGGATACGGTCTGTTCTTCGGGCGCAACGGCAGGCCCTTCCTGCTGAAGATGACCCGCTGGACCGACCGTCCCGACGCTGACAGGATCAAGGCCGGCATCAAGGAATTCAGCGACGACCTGCTCAAGGAACTGACCAAGGACAAGGTCTCCTCACCCGCGCAGGGCCGGACCAAAGAAGAAGTCCCAGGCTGA
- a CDS encoding SCO6880 family protein, translated as MSVGLFEEEELDWERVRYGRAEKRGIVLGLEAHQLIWFGISVAVGIVFVFVFGFPLGALICLAIVVVGGVLFLPRYAGRSLIQWTKLWQGTRARKTAGHGKYLADVRADAPPMPDLDETQETHAHAGSTESVGAVPGTGAPGYRSTRDPKSGRVVPGKPERFMLPGELAELLGYELEDGTAFVYDPVNRYGILAAQIRTENAFGLESEDEQFNRIDAFSAALTALSAQEGVEFVQMTDQTSVVSGAKIRDYYRAKAATAPAGNASGEPVEHLSAAELNPFASQAYENLVANGKGIQEHESWIVVVLSQKKLDRVTKTAGGGLGGFMDASQNTLGAITTVLADTGASVRKWMNLRELSSVIRRASDPASALEISERTGEFAGVSPASAGPMAMIPSWRELRTDTGIHRTWWVSEWPRKRAPIGFMGRMIFAGDFRHTVTLIARPYPIEKANKEIGTGKADWEAGIAVQEKLGRPVSLNQVLEGRDLSYRETQLAEGYGALRIGAYITVSATEEHELEQNSATIRNAAAQAKLELRCMYGQQAEGFVSATMPLGRGLL; from the coding sequence GTGAGTGTAGGACTGTTCGAAGAAGAGGAACTGGACTGGGAACGGGTCCGGTACGGGCGGGCCGAGAAACGCGGCATCGTTCTGGGTTTGGAGGCACACCAGCTGATCTGGTTCGGGATCAGCGTCGCTGTCGGGATCGTGTTCGTGTTCGTGTTCGGATTCCCGCTGGGTGCCTTGATCTGCCTGGCCATCGTCGTCGTCGGTGGGGTGTTGTTCCTGCCCCGCTACGCCGGCCGGTCCCTGATCCAGTGGACGAAGCTGTGGCAGGGCACCCGGGCAAGAAAAACTGCCGGACACGGTAAATACCTGGCCGACGTCCGAGCCGACGCACCACCCATGCCGGACCTGGACGAGACACAGGAGACCCATGCACACGCCGGGAGTACGGAGTCCGTGGGGGCCGTGCCGGGAACGGGGGCGCCCGGGTACAGGTCAACTCGTGATCCGAAGTCCGGGCGGGTGGTTCCGGGAAAGCCGGAACGGTTCATGCTCCCGGGCGAATTGGCCGAACTGCTCGGCTATGAACTCGAGGACGGGACCGCGTTTGTCTACGATCCGGTAAACCGGTACGGCATCCTCGCTGCGCAGATCAGGACGGAGAACGCGTTCGGTCTGGAGTCCGAAGATGAGCAGTTCAACCGGATCGACGCGTTCTCCGCAGCGCTGACAGCGCTGTCCGCACAGGAGGGCGTGGAGTTCGTGCAAATGACGGACCAGACCTCTGTAGTCTCCGGTGCGAAGATCCGTGATTACTACCGTGCCAAGGCAGCCACGGCACCGGCAGGAAACGCTTCGGGTGAGCCGGTGGAACACCTCTCCGCAGCTGAATTGAACCCGTTCGCTTCCCAGGCCTACGAGAACCTGGTCGCGAACGGCAAAGGCATCCAGGAGCACGAGAGCTGGATCGTCGTGGTGCTCTCACAGAAGAAACTGGACCGGGTCACAAAGACCGCCGGCGGCGGTTTGGGTGGGTTCATGGACGCCTCGCAGAACACCCTCGGGGCGATCACGACCGTGCTGGCCGATACCGGCGCGTCCGTCAGGAAATGGATGAACCTGCGTGAGCTCTCCTCGGTAATCCGCCGAGCTTCGGACCCGGCATCCGCCCTGGAAATCAGTGAACGCACAGGCGAGTTCGCCGGGGTGTCCCCCGCCTCGGCAGGGCCGATGGCCATGATCCCGTCCTGGCGTGAGCTGCGGACCGACACCGGCATCCACCGCACCTGGTGGGTGTCCGAATGGCCCAGGAAACGGGCACCGATCGGATTCATGGGGCGAATGATCTTCGCCGGGGACTTCCGGCACACCGTGACCCTGATAGCCAGGCCCTACCCGATTGAGAAAGCGAACAAGGAGATCGGCACAGGCAAGGCCGACTGGGAAGCAGGTATCGCAGTCCAGGAAAAGCTCGGCCGCCCAGTGTCCCTGAACCAGGTCCTCGAAGGCCGCGACCTGAGCTACCGCGAAACCCAACTCGCCGAAGGATACGGGGCTTTGAGGATCGGCGCCTACATCACCGTCTCCGCCACCGAGGAGCACGAACTGGAACAGAACTCGGCCACAATCCGCAATGCTGCCGCCCAAGCGAAGCTGGAACTTCGCTGCATGTACGGCCAGCAGGCCGAAGGGTTTGTCTCTGCCACCATGCCCTTGGGACGAGGGCTGCTATGA